The following are encoded in a window of Planctomycetaceae bacterium genomic DNA:
- a CDS encoding plastocyanin/azurin family copper-binding protein, producing the protein MSDFCGRIQADEHAHHGHSQHGHEDDQPIERPVVFLDKSPKIVEYQLKRLDNRRLLLVERSDDHQKYAPVHAAILSRAGMARQARDQAVQALARIRATSVVEELLAAIGRLKPVDDADQATAALLSAMMLDLPVEQLTDQSAAILNAASQKNALLQSAGLAGLIATGQGDLAWENVVSDDARIAWLRAIVLLPPRQRIDQRNRVLSMLNGQSTTQVVSQVLLVLAGIPTSEEDSFQRISAYITGETFDTTTPTSEQISEPSVSQSAVKALLSISDEFRVAKTSQQVASRLVANAEQVETADRTSDSFIDSMVLAEQLLKTLSEVDAKELRHRMRAISVRLVRIRTVHEEMRYDLPYFAVEAGRPVQIVLQNEDLMPHNFVITRPGQLQQVAAAGAELGPSPGFQNLPYVPNTSDVLFATNMVEAGKQVRLTFNAPTEPGEYPYVCTFPRHWMRMYGVMVVVPDLDAWQRSPVAPTDPLGNNRSFVQNWKLADFPEAIQASLEGRKLDAGKALFREATCLQCHKMHKDGGAVGPDLTDVVSRWKNDKRGILREMLEPSWKIDPKYAVQVIVLSDGRTKSGIIKSEDDKTVFLLTNPERPEPESIARADIEEIIPSATSMMPKALLDKFTQDEILDILNYITTEHSDDH; encoded by the coding sequence GTGTCTGATTTCTGTGGCCGAATTCAAGCCGACGAGCACGCGCACCACGGACATTCGCAACACGGGCACGAAGATGACCAGCCGATTGAACGGCCGGTTGTCTTTCTCGACAAGAGCCCGAAGATTGTTGAATACCAGTTAAAACGACTGGATAATCGACGACTGTTGCTGGTCGAAAGAAGCGATGATCATCAGAAATACGCGCCCGTACATGCGGCCATCCTTTCTCGCGCCGGCATGGCGCGACAAGCCCGCGATCAGGCCGTCCAGGCGCTGGCCAGGATTCGGGCAACTTCGGTCGTGGAGGAACTGCTGGCTGCCATCGGTAGGCTAAAGCCTGTTGATGATGCTGATCAGGCAACGGCGGCATTGCTGTCGGCAATGATGCTTGACCTTCCTGTCGAACAATTAACCGATCAGTCTGCTGCGATCCTGAATGCCGCCAGTCAGAAGAATGCTCTTTTGCAATCTGCCGGCCTTGCGGGATTAATCGCGACTGGTCAAGGCGATCTGGCCTGGGAGAATGTCGTCAGCGACGACGCACGCATCGCATGGCTCCGTGCAATTGTCCTCCTGCCGCCCCGGCAACGAATCGACCAACGCAACCGAGTCTTGTCCATGCTCAATGGTCAATCGACTACTCAGGTGGTTAGTCAGGTGTTGCTCGTGCTGGCAGGTATCCCAACCTCAGAAGAAGATTCGTTCCAGAGGATTTCCGCCTATATCACAGGGGAAACGTTCGATACCACAACTCCGACAAGCGAACAGATTTCGGAGCCGTCGGTTTCGCAGAGCGCGGTGAAGGCGTTGCTGAGTATTTCTGACGAATTCCGTGTGGCAAAAACTTCTCAACAGGTGGCCTCTCGCCTGGTGGCGAATGCGGAACAAGTTGAAACAGCCGATCGTACTTCCGATTCTTTTATCGACAGCATGGTGCTGGCAGAGCAGTTGCTGAAGACATTGAGCGAGGTCGATGCAAAGGAACTGCGACATCGAATGCGTGCAATCTCTGTGCGTTTAGTTCGTATCAGGACCGTTCATGAAGAAATGCGATATGACCTGCCGTACTTTGCCGTTGAAGCGGGACGCCCCGTGCAGATTGTTCTTCAGAACGAAGACCTGATGCCCCACAATTTTGTGATCACCAGACCGGGTCAACTTCAGCAGGTTGCGGCGGCCGGCGCGGAATTAGGACCGTCGCCCGGATTTCAGAATCTGCCCTATGTTCCTAATACATCAGACGTGCTGTTCGCGACAAACATGGTGGAAGCCGGCAAACAGGTGAGGCTGACATTTAATGCGCCGACAGAGCCGGGAGAATACCCTTATGTCTGCACATTCCCGCGGCATTGGATGCGGATGTACGGGGTGATGGTCGTGGTACCGGATCTGGATGCGTGGCAACGTTCGCCTGTCGCCCCGACGGATCCTCTGGGTAACAACAGGTCATTTGTTCAAAACTGGAAACTCGCAGATTTTCCGGAGGCAATTCAGGCATCGCTTGAGGGACGCAAGCTTGATGCCGGAAAGGCGTTGTTCAGGGAAGCAACCTGTCTGCAGTGCCATAAGATGCACAAAGACGGAGGGGCGGTTGGTCCGGATCTCACGGACGTTGTCAGTCGATGGAAGAATGACAAACGCGGCATTCTTCGCGAAATGCTCGAACCGTCGTGGAAAATTGATCCAAAGTATGCCGTACAGGTGATCGTACTGTCCGACGGCCGAACGAAGTCCGGAATCATAAAATCGGAGGACGATAAAACTGTTTTTCTGCTGACGAATCCGGAACGGCCAGAGCCAGAGTCCATCGCCAGAGCCGACATCGAAGAAATCATACCCTCAGCCACTTCGATGATGCCCAAAGCTCTGCTGGACAAGTTCACTCAGGACGAAATCCTCGACATCCTGAACTACATCACAACGGAGCATTCCGATGATCATTGA
- a CDS encoding tRNA-dihydrouridine synthase, producing the protein MKVLKLGNIQIQGPVVLAALSGYSDWAMRSLARSMGAPYTVHEVMIESFVNNLKDREKTRRHLLVTDDDHPVGAQLMGTVPDEFAGAAIRLVRAGFDVIDINFGCPMKRLRGQCRGGLHLGQPTGAIEILRRVRDVVPCEIPVTVKMRRGLDDSTESQDNFFCILNAAFDCGIAAATIHGRTVQQKYIGGSDWNFLKLVRSHFPNHTLMGSGDLFTAADCIRMLKETGVNGVTAARGAIGNPWIFQQARSLLDGSSLPAAPDVFQQREMINDHLRRAQMIYSPELATKQLRKFCIRYALWHPQSIQVRDAFIGVKDPDQWQAVMNEHYSVNMPGVWPQFDDTSVSEN; encoded by the coding sequence ATGAAGGTGCTGAAACTCGGCAACATTCAGATCCAGGGCCCCGTTGTGCTGGCAGCACTCAGTGGCTACAGCGACTGGGCAATGCGGTCGCTCGCGAGAAGTATGGGCGCGCCATACACCGTTCATGAAGTCATGATCGAATCCTTCGTCAATAACCTGAAGGATCGGGAAAAAACTCGGCGGCATTTGCTGGTCACCGACGATGATCATCCTGTTGGCGCACAACTGATGGGCACGGTGCCGGATGAATTCGCCGGGGCTGCAATCAGGCTTGTCCGGGCGGGTTTCGATGTGATCGACATCAACTTTGGTTGCCCGATGAAACGTCTTCGAGGTCAGTGTCGGGGAGGCCTTCATCTGGGGCAGCCGACCGGTGCAATCGAGATTCTGCGCCGAGTTCGGGACGTCGTTCCCTGTGAGATCCCGGTGACGGTCAAAATGAGACGAGGTCTGGATGATTCAACCGAAAGTCAGGACAACTTTTTTTGCATTCTGAATGCAGCGTTCGACTGTGGAATCGCAGCGGCAACCATTCATGGTCGCACGGTTCAGCAAAAATACATCGGCGGCAGTGACTGGAATTTCCTGAAACTGGTTCGCTCGCATTTCCCGAATCACACCCTGATGGGCAGCGGTGACCTCTTTACGGCCGCGGATTGCATCAGGATGCTGAAAGAGACGGGAGTAAATGGCGTGACCGCCGCGCGCGGGGCAATCGGCAATCCATGGATCTTTCAGCAGGCCAGATCACTGCTGGATGGGTCTTCCCTCCCGGCAGCTCCGGATGTCTTCCAGCAACGCGAGATGATTAACGACCATCTCCGGAGAGCTCAAATGATCTATTCACCGGAGCTCGCAACCAAACAGTTGCGAAAGTTCTGTATTCGATACGCATTGTGGCATCCACAGTCGATTCAAGTCCGTGATGCCTTTATCGGAGTGAAAGATCCTGACCAATGGCAGGCTGTCATGAACGAACATTACTCCGTCAATATGCCGGGAGTCTGGCCGCAATTCGATGATACCAGCGTCTCAGAAAACTGA
- a CDS encoding asparaginase domain-containing protein, which produces MSADTMNTNQPVRFLAVGGTIDKIYFDSLSEYQVGAPGVERILSELPVTFEYTVQSVLRKDSLDMTDADRKLVLQAVVDSPEDRIVITHGTDTMVETARLLQAASEKCIVLTGAMQPAGFSNSDAVFNIGVAIGAVQSRPNGVWIAMSGRVFDAAHVRKNRDKGIFEDVPAEAG; this is translated from the coding sequence ATGTCAGCCGATACTATGAACACGAATCAACCTGTTCGCTTTCTGGCAGTGGGAGGCACGATCGACAAAATTTACTTTGATTCTCTGAGCGAGTATCAGGTGGGCGCGCCGGGGGTGGAACGGATCCTCTCAGAACTTCCGGTGACATTCGAATACACTGTGCAGTCTGTTCTCAGAAAAGACAGCCTCGACATGACGGACGCCGATCGTAAGCTGGTCCTGCAAGCCGTGGTCGATTCACCTGAAGACAGAATTGTCATCACACACGGCACCGATACCATGGTCGAAACGGCCCGACTTCTGCAAGCCGCCTCAGAAAAATGCATCGTCCTGACCGGGGCCATGCAGCCCGCTGGATTCAGCAACAGCGATGCTGTATTTAACATTGGGGTCGCAATCGGCGCTGTCCAGTCAAGGCCCAACGGTGTCTGGATTGCAATGAGCGGTCGAGTCTTCGATGCGGCTCATGTGCGCAAGAATCGAGATAAGGGTATCTTCGAAGACGTTCCTGCTGAGGCCGGATGA
- a CDS encoding phosphoribosyltransferase family protein — protein MLSAKWSFTSVPIVALSNALIRKQRTALEATNPDLIIPIPQHWRKRLFRHFNPAWLIATTIANKIGGKCDAHLLRRCRTTKPQKRMSISARRNNQKDTFALVDEWMIRGKRILLVDDVLTTGATCSEAARILRNAGAEECHVAVIGRVLDHSA, from the coding sequence ATGCTCTCGGCAAAATGGTCGTTTACTTCCGTCCCGATCGTGGCACTCTCCAATGCTCTGATACGGAAACAGCGGACTGCACTCGAAGCAACGAATCCGGACCTGATTATTCCTATCCCTCAACACTGGCGAAAGCGTCTCTTCAGGCACTTCAATCCGGCATGGCTGATCGCAACAACAATTGCAAACAAGATTGGCGGAAAGTGTGACGCACATCTGCTGCGCAGATGCAGAACCACGAAGCCACAAAAACGAATGTCCATCTCTGCCCGTCGTAACAATCAGAAGGACACATTCGCACTTGTCGACGAATGGATGATCCGGGGAAAACGGATACTCCTTGTCGATGACGTCCTGACAACCGGTGCGACATGCTCCGAAGCAGCCAGAATTCTCAGGAATGCCGGCGCAGAAGAATGTCACGTAGCTGTCATCGGACGAGTCCTTGATCACTCGGCATAA
- a CDS encoding amidohydrolase family protein, giving the protein MIIDSHQHFWQLDLPFEYDWLRTLQHQKICRNYLPEDLVPHLTAAGVDASVFVQTQHNLDENRWALSLAQANPFIAGIVGWVDLASTECEDQLQEFLEDPLFVGVRHITQDEPDDDFILRMDVLQRLKVLEKHQIPFDLLFYTRHLKHAVSLAQLLPELPMVIDHLSKPNIEDASIADWSRDLKAAAAYPNLYCKLSGMITEANWNNWTVDDLRPYVFTALEAFGAERCMFGSDWPVCELAGTYQQVFDALNQALGEISESEREQIFGKTAASFYKLRI; this is encoded by the coding sequence ATGATCATTGATTCGCATCAGCATTTCTGGCAGCTGGACCTCCCGTTCGAATATGACTGGCTCCGGACGCTGCAGCATCAAAAGATTTGTCGGAATTATCTTCCAGAAGACCTGGTGCCCCATCTGACAGCGGCAGGCGTTGATGCATCCGTCTTCGTACAGACGCAGCACAATCTGGATGAAAATCGATGGGCACTTTCACTTGCGCAGGCCAATCCCTTTATCGCAGGCATCGTGGGGTGGGTGGATCTGGCGTCGACGGAATGCGAGGACCAGCTGCAGGAGTTTCTGGAAGATCCGTTGTTTGTTGGTGTCAGACACATCACTCAGGATGAGCCTGATGATGACTTTATACTCCGAATGGATGTGCTGCAGAGGTTGAAAGTCCTGGAGAAGCACCAGATCCCTTTTGATTTGCTCTTTTACACCCGGCACCTCAAACACGCAGTTTCCCTGGCACAACTTTTACCGGAACTGCCAATGGTGATTGATCATCTGTCGAAACCAAACATCGAAGATGCCAGCATTGCGGACTGGTCGCGGGATCTGAAAGCCGCGGCAGCCTACCCAAATCTGTACTGCAAGCTGAGTGGGATGATTACGGAAGCGAACTGGAACAACTGGACCGTTGACGATCTGCGGCCCTATGTCTTCACAGCTCTTGAAGCGTTCGGTGCGGAACGGTGTATGTTTGGGTCCGACTGGCCCGTCTGCGAACTCGCCGGAACCTATCAGCAGGTGTTCGATGCGCTGAATCAGGCTTTGGGGGAAATCAGCGAATCCGAACGAGAACAGATTTTTGGCAAAACAGCCGCCAGCTTCTATAAGCTTCGAATTTGA
- a CDS encoding GNAT family N-acetyltransferase, translated as MIQYRPFHNTDPPRLLQLWHSCALGPAAAEGFSSDILELFSFSQPFFDRNGIIVAVFEGRVVGMVHAGFAATEDESRLDKNRGNICALMVHPEFRRQGIATELIRRACDYLKESGSKSVEGGGGLDRTGFYVGIYGGLQPSGFSESAAPWEPVFAKSGFEFSTRTVVMHRDLFAIRDPVNSRLIRNRRNLNMMITDRPSGQSWWWFVRFGHLDSLRFELQEKASGGIVASGQIIGMDVFIPKWGVRSVGIRDVYVPESQRRHGYGLALILEISRRLRDESVQLIEAHVDSENQAALDLFGAAKFEPAEHLVTYRKSLV; from the coding sequence GTGATCCAGTATCGCCCGTTTCACAATACCGACCCGCCTCGATTGCTGCAACTGTGGCATTCCTGCGCGCTGGGGCCAGCCGCGGCTGAAGGGTTTTCGAGTGACATCCTGGAGTTGTTCTCGTTCTCACAGCCGTTCTTCGACCGCAACGGAATCATTGTGGCGGTTTTCGAAGGTCGTGTGGTGGGAATGGTGCATGCCGGATTTGCAGCGACTGAGGACGAAAGCCGACTCGATAAGAACCGAGGCAACATCTGCGCATTGATGGTTCACCCGGAATTCCGGCGGCAGGGCATTGCAACAGAGCTGATTCGTCGAGCATGTGATTATCTGAAAGAGTCCGGTTCAAAGAGTGTTGAAGGCGGAGGTGGACTCGATCGAACCGGATTCTACGTAGGAATCTACGGCGGTCTTCAGCCGTCCGGATTTTCTGAATCTGCAGCTCCCTGGGAACCTGTGTTTGCAAAATCCGGTTTTGAGTTTTCGACGCGTACGGTCGTGATGCATCGCGATTTGTTTGCTATCCGAGACCCGGTCAACTCCCGGTTGATTCGAAATCGCCGTAACCTGAACATGATGATTACGGACCGACCATCGGGACAATCATGGTGGTGGTTTGTTCGATTCGGACATCTGGATTCTTTGCGATTCGAACTGCAGGAAAAAGCTTCCGGCGGGATCGTCGCCTCCGGGCAGATCATCGGCATGGATGTCTTCATACCCAAATGGGGCGTTCGATCCGTGGGAATCCGGGACGTCTATGTTCCCGAATCCCAGCGCCGGCACGGCTACGGCCTCGCACTGATCCTCGAGATCTCTCGCCGACTGCGGGACGAATCAGTACAGCTGATCGAAGCCCATGTCGATTCAGAAAACCAGGCGGCACTCGACCTGTTTGGGGCAGCCAAATTCGAACCAGCCGAGCACCTGGTTACGTATCGCAAATCGCTCGTCTGA
- a CDS encoding PSD1 and planctomycete cytochrome C domain-containing protein: MDRPLQRFVILSVNSFRIRAQSVFWLNGRGRPVCPRLLCVVLLLLSAAAPSRSDESATKKDAANAEAMEFVRTRVQPLLQSRCGECHGGEEVKGGLRLSNLHDILRGGDSGPAVEPGKPDESLLISAVRYESFEMPPRTRMPDAEIELLENWISMGAPWPDSGDDPPHQVAEGERAGFPMQERIESHWVWQPIGAPEIPSLEAFDASLNASEWVRTDIDRFILQALQGRKLKPAGDADRRAILRRLYFDLVGLPPTIDQQQRFYNDPDSDDDAIARVVDELLLSPHFGERWGRHWLDLVRYAETLGHEFDFPLPYAWKYRDYVIRAINADVPFDQFAREHIAGDLLPNPRFNSEHAFNESIIATGFWYLGEDKHAPVDVKGEEAARVDNQLDVFSKAFLGMTVSCARCHDHKFDAITTRDYYALSGFLQSSRRRIEWLDSDGKMHEATDQIATLKRDVHDALAARLKDVTEEQSLQRLAAVLRDAAVSESESPAIKQLLQEAMTATDKRPTDSGADDLDFLYAAIADLQVVKPDSDTPQIQIDRSILATTKSWSRRIAEESARVLNPSGTADAAPDKKESSPVVFADLRNGLPEGWFAYGQAFRSLALSEFRAAHDADLLRVGNSLSPIPSADAIGHGNVATGLQKDDMQPKLSRCQDVTSAATSLNLRGTLQSPTFRLQHPEIQVLVAGRGSRIRLVIDGYVMNEFSELLFRGARQNIETEGELRWIRLNGDVKRYLGHQCHLEFLDESDGWFSVREVRFSERENAPILPVASTNNRSLAAKLAATFESVEVASPDITKQILGAYTDELRRRSTWPSTALRLGLLHTADQDDLLAKSDAVEQWRSAAASIPAGDPVLVMCEGTGEDEHLFIRGSHKNMGPPVPRHFLTALSTMPETLNRQTPYAESGSGRLRLAEDVLSEDNPLTARVAVNRIWLHLFGRGLVPSADNFGVLGEVPSHPELLDHLATRFRRDGWSMKSLIRYIVTSRVYRQSIQSTEEGRVVDPTNALLHHAHVRRLEAEVIRDAILTVSGRLDPTSYGPPVPVYLTEFMQGRGRPGQSGPLDGNGRRSIYQSVNRNFLSPFLLVFDTPAPATSVGRRGTSNVPAQALIMMNSEFVTEQARVWSARLIQECGVEQALDDPGNKVVPDRSARLLLDRAFRQALARSPEENEVELLVSFANELAPTYNLNPSEVWFHQNALADVCHIILNQKEFLFLD, translated from the coding sequence ATGGATCGACCTCTGCAACGTTTTGTCATTCTGTCAGTGAATTCATTCAGGATTCGGGCTCAGTCTGTTTTTTGGCTCAACGGCCGAGGCAGGCCTGTCTGCCCGCGACTGTTATGCGTTGTTCTGCTTCTTTTGTCAGCTGCCGCGCCATCCCGATCGGATGAATCTGCGACCAAAAAAGACGCGGCGAATGCCGAAGCGATGGAATTTGTTCGGACCAGGGTCCAGCCGTTGCTGCAATCTCGCTGTGGCGAGTGTCATGGTGGCGAGGAAGTTAAGGGCGGGCTCCGTTTGTCGAACCTGCACGACATTCTGCGAGGGGGGGATAGTGGACCAGCAGTTGAGCCGGGAAAACCTGACGAGAGTTTGCTGATTTCGGCTGTCAGGTATGAAAGTTTTGAGATGCCGCCGCGAACACGGATGCCGGACGCGGAAATTGAACTGCTGGAAAACTGGATCTCAATGGGAGCACCGTGGCCGGATTCCGGCGACGATCCCCCTCATCAAGTCGCTGAGGGTGAGCGGGCTGGGTTTCCGATGCAGGAGCGAATCGAGTCTCACTGGGTCTGGCAGCCAATTGGAGCCCCTGAAATACCTTCTCTGGAAGCGTTCGATGCGTCGCTGAATGCGTCCGAGTGGGTTCGCACGGACATTGATCGGTTTATCCTGCAGGCATTGCAGGGCCGGAAACTCAAACCAGCAGGCGACGCGGATCGCCGTGCCATCCTTCGGCGTTTGTATTTTGATCTGGTAGGTTTGCCACCCACCATCGATCAGCAGCAACGCTTCTACAACGATCCAGATTCGGATGATGATGCCATCGCCAGGGTTGTTGATGAGTTGCTTTTGTCCCCGCACTTCGGCGAACGGTGGGGCAGACACTGGCTTGATCTGGTCAGGTACGCCGAAACGCTGGGGCACGAATTTGACTTTCCGCTGCCGTATGCGTGGAAATACCGTGACTACGTCATCAGGGCGATCAATGCTGATGTTCCCTTCGATCAGTTTGCGCGAGAACACATCGCGGGTGACCTGTTGCCGAATCCCCGATTCAATTCTGAACACGCATTTAATGAATCCATCATAGCCACTGGATTCTGGTACCTGGGCGAAGACAAGCACGCGCCGGTCGATGTGAAAGGGGAAGAGGCAGCGCGCGTCGACAATCAGCTGGATGTATTCTCCAAAGCGTTTCTCGGTATGACGGTTTCCTGTGCACGCTGTCACGATCACAAGTTCGATGCGATCACGACCAGGGACTACTATGCCTTGTCGGGATTCCTGCAGAGTTCACGCCGAAGAATTGAATGGCTGGATTCAGATGGAAAAATGCATGAAGCCACCGACCAGATCGCGACTTTGAAACGTGACGTCCATGACGCACTTGCTGCTCGATTGAAAGATGTCACTGAAGAACAGTCGCTCCAGAGGCTGGCGGCGGTCCTGCGGGATGCAGCAGTTTCAGAATCTGAATCGCCTGCCATCAAACAACTCTTACAGGAAGCGATGACAGCAACCGACAAACGTCCAACCGACTCAGGGGCTGATGATCTTGACTTTCTGTACGCTGCGATTGCCGACTTGCAGGTGGTGAAGCCGGACTCAGACACACCACAGATTCAGATTGACCGGTCAATTCTGGCGACAACGAAATCCTGGTCGAGACGTATCGCTGAAGAGTCTGCTCGCGTGTTGAATCCTTCCGGCACAGCCGATGCGGCGCCCGACAAGAAGGAAAGTTCACCCGTCGTGTTCGCTGACCTTCGGAATGGCCTGCCAGAGGGATGGTTCGCTTATGGTCAGGCCTTTCGCTCGCTCGCACTATCAGAGTTCAGGGCCGCGCACGATGCGGATTTGTTGCGTGTGGGAAATTCTTTGAGTCCGATCCCTTCGGCGGATGCAATTGGTCACGGAAACGTTGCAACGGGCCTGCAGAAGGATGACATGCAGCCAAAGTTGTCTCGGTGTCAGGACGTCACTTCAGCCGCCACCTCACTGAACCTTCGGGGAACACTGCAGTCTCCTACGTTCCGCTTGCAGCACCCCGAGATTCAGGTACTTGTTGCAGGACGGGGGTCACGTATCCGACTTGTGATCGACGGATACGTAATGAATGAGTTCAGTGAACTGCTGTTTCGCGGAGCTCGGCAGAACATCGAAACTGAGGGTGAACTGCGGTGGATCCGACTGAACGGGGATGTGAAGCGATACCTCGGTCATCAGTGTCATCTGGAATTTCTGGATGAAAGCGATGGATGGTTCTCCGTTCGGGAAGTTCGTTTTTCCGAACGGGAAAATGCTCCCATTTTACCAGTGGCCAGTACGAATAATCGGTCGCTTGCCGCGAAGTTGGCAGCAACGTTTGAGTCGGTGGAAGTGGCTTCACCGGATATTACGAAGCAGATACTGGGAGCGTATACCGATGAACTTCGACGTCGTTCTACGTGGCCATCGACGGCATTACGGCTTGGTTTGCTGCACACGGCTGATCAGGATGATCTTCTTGCGAAGTCTGACGCCGTAGAGCAATGGAGATCGGCGGCGGCGAGCATTCCTGCCGGTGATCCGGTCCTGGTGATGTGTGAAGGAACGGGTGAAGATGAGCATCTTTTTATCCGCGGAAGCCATAAGAATATGGGGCCGCCGGTGCCACGCCATTTTCTGACCGCACTGTCGACAATGCCGGAAACGCTGAATCGTCAAACCCCATATGCTGAATCCGGAAGCGGACGGTTGCGGCTCGCGGAGGACGTGCTTTCGGAGGACAATCCGCTGACGGCACGAGTCGCGGTCAACCGAATCTGGCTTCACTTGTTTGGGCGGGGCCTTGTGCCGTCGGCAGACAACTTTGGTGTTCTCGGAGAAGTGCCGTCGCACCCTGAATTGCTGGACCATTTAGCCACGCGATTTCGCCGCGATGGTTGGTCGATGAAGTCATTGATTCGGTACATTGTCACGTCACGAGTTTATCGGCAGAGTATTCAATCGACGGAAGAGGGGCGCGTTGTTGATCCAACGAATGCTCTGCTTCATCACGCACATGTGCGCCGGCTGGAAGCTGAGGTGATCCGCGACGCGATCCTCACGGTCTCCGGTCGGCTGGACCCAACAAGCTATGGTCCGCCCGTGCCTGTGTATCTGACAGAGTTCATGCAGGGCCGGGGCCGGCCTGGCCAGAGCGGTCCGCTTGACGGAAATGGCCGCCGAAGCATCTACCAGTCTGTGAACAGAAACTTCTTGTCACCATTTCTCCTGGTGTTCGATACGCCCGCTCCTGCGACCTCGGTTGGACGCCGCGGGACCTCGAATGTACCCGCACAGGCACTGATCATGATGAACAGTGAATTCGTGACGGAGCAGGCACGAGTGTGGTCAGCTCGTCTCATCCAGGAATGCGGAGTTGAACAAGCTCTGGACGATCCGGGAAACAAGGTCGTACCGGATCGTTCTGCCAGGTTGTTGCTGGATCGAGCCTTCCGGCAGGCACTGGCCCGCTCGCCTGAAGAAAACGAGGTTGAGCTTCTGGTATCATTCGCGAATGAATTGGCACCGACATATAATCTGAATCCGAGCGAGGTCTGGTTCCATCAGAATGCATTGGCGGATGTCTGCCACATCATACTCAACCAAAAAGAATTTCTTTTTCTCGACTAG
- a CDS encoding KpsF/GutQ family sugar-phosphate isomerase — protein MPDHANISAAQKAGQVILSFNQADHLREARRIIQHEAAVLQSVAESLSIDFCEAISLMQDCSGTVITTGVGKAGLIGQKIVATLASTGTRARFLHPTEALHGDLGTVDIHDVVLAFSNSGETDELTRLLPCFAHMKVPVIAVTRDRENSLARAASVTIAYGHHVEAGHLALAPSSSTTAMLAIGDAIALVLSQARGFSSTDFARFHPAGSLGRKLTPVDSVMRTGTQVRVARDSETVREVMIGHSQSGRRTGAVILVNQDGRLSGLFTDSDLARLFEHRRDEQLDQSIREVMTANPVTISRHAVLPAAIHLMSERKLSELPVIDEEKRPVGMLDITDVLHFMDSTQQQQLLSELNPAAVAA, from the coding sequence ATGCCTGATCACGCGAATATCTCAGCTGCTCAGAAAGCGGGTCAGGTCATTTTGTCGTTCAATCAGGCGGACCACCTTCGCGAAGCCCGGCGGATTATTCAGCACGAAGCCGCGGTCCTGCAGAGTGTGGCCGAATCGCTTTCGATTGATTTCTGCGAAGCGATTTCGCTGATGCAGGACTGCAGCGGAACCGTCATCACCACCGGTGTCGGCAAAGCTGGCCTCATCGGACAGAAGATTGTCGCAACGCTTGCCAGCACCGGCACTCGGGCAAGGTTTCTTCACCCAACAGAAGCACTGCATGGAGATCTGGGGACCGTTGATATCCATGATGTCGTGCTGGCATTTTCAAACAGCGGTGAAACGGACGAATTGACACGCCTGCTGCCATGTTTCGCCCACATGAAAGTGCCGGTAATTGCGGTGACCCGAGATCGGGAGAACAGCCTTGCCCGAGCGGCCAGTGTAACGATTGCCTACGGTCATCATGTTGAAGCAGGTCATCTGGCATTAGCACCTTCCAGCAGTACTACAGCGATGCTGGCGATTGGCGATGCAATTGCACTTGTGCTGAGTCAGGCGAGGGGCTTTTCTTCGACCGATTTTGCGAGATTCCATCCGGCAGGGAGTCTTGGGCGAAAGCTGACCCCTGTGGATTCTGTGATGAGGACAGGAACTCAGGTTCGGGTCGCTCGGGATTCAGAGACAGTTCGCGAGGTGATGATTGGGCACAGTCAGTCGGGGCGTCGAACCGGAGCTGTGATCCTTGTCAATCAGGATGGGCGGCTGTCGGGACTGTTCACGGACAGCGATTTGGCACGCCTCTTCGAACATCGCCGTGACGAACAGCTGGATCAAAGTATCCGTGAAGTCATGACCGCAAACCCTGTTACCATCAGCCGACATGCTGTGCTGCCTGCCGCAATCCATCTGATGTCCGAGAGGAAACTCAGTGAGCTTCCGGTCATTGATGAAGAAAAACGACCCGTTGGCATGCTTGACATCACAGATGTGCTTCATTTCATGGACTCAACACAGCAGCAGCAGTTGTTGAGTGAACTTAACCCTGCCGCCGTCGCGGCCTAG